Proteins encoded together in one Bacteroides ovatus window:
- a CDS encoding DUF2721 domain-containing protein, producing the protein MEELTLTTPALLFSAVSLILLAYTNRFLSYAQLVRQLRDRYVENPSDITEAQIENLRKRLNLTRTMQGLGIASLFLCVVSMFLIYIGLQLFSAYVFGLALILLIASLGVSFREIQISTRSLEIYLGTMEKGKNQK; encoded by the coding sequence ATGGAAGAACTGACCCTCACTACTCCTGCCCTACTTTTCTCGGCAGTTTCATTGATTTTATTGGCTTACACCAACCGTTTCTTATCGTATGCCCAACTTGTGCGCCAACTGCGTGACCGCTACGTGGAGAACCCTTCGGATATCACTGAAGCTCAAATCGAGAACTTACGGAAACGGTTGAACCTGACCCGTACAATGCAAGGACTGGGTATTGCAAGTCTTTTTCTCTGCGTAGTCAGTATGTTTCTTATTTATATCGGACTGCAATTATTTTCTGCTTACGTATTCGGACTGGCACTGATTCTGTTGATAGCCTCTCTAGGCGTATCTTTCCGCGAAATACAGATTTCCACCCGTTCATTGGAGATTTACTTGGGAACGATGGAGAAAGGGAAAAACCAAAAATAA
- a CDS encoding sensor histidine kinase codes for MNGLNRGIIRLLLLSLLLLLGVSSCSQKEERRILVVHSYEETYAAYPEFNRMIAEQFEKEKIDADIRTVYLDCESYWEEPELERMRFLVDSVSKDWRPEVILVNEDQATYSLMKCGIQLAKEVPVVFGGVNYPNWGLLKHHPNVTGFHDKIAFNENISVAKELFGEHVRLFTMLDTTYIDRQIRRDAKEQFKGHKVTGFIDNPELSPEEQIRLAQEEGYTRFMAIPLRNARNHSDATFMWVLNRSYRDQCYIQLKRDYTTINIGSICGSPSLTAINEAFGFGEKLLGGYITSLPIQVEEEVKTAVRILHGASPSDIPIVESRKEYVVDWNTMTQIGLSKESIPANYRIINIPFRDEYPFLWGALVASFVLFLILLFASLWWLYLREQMRKKQALIALADEKETLSLAIEGGMTYAWRLDKGCFVFEDAFWASQGLNPRQLSFKEFMSFIHPDHWEGVKFNWRNLKSAHKKIVQELCNFDGKGYQWWEFRYTTKQLSGGEYKTAGLLLNIQDIKDREEELEAARLLAEKAELKQSFLANMSHEIRTPLNSIVGFANILALEDGLSSVEREEYIGTINKNSELLLKLINDILELSRIESGYMSFSFKKCRVRELIDDIYMTHQVLIAPRLEFLKEVDNIPLEINVDRERLIQVLTNFLNNASKFTEIGYIKLGYIYLPDEGHVRIYVEDTGRGIPREEQRMIFSRFYKQNEFSQGAGLGLSICQVIIEKLGGRIDLKSEVGKGSRFTVILPCRVVS; via the coding sequence ATGAATGGTTTGAACAGAGGAATTATAAGATTGCTCCTTTTATCTTTATTGCTCCTTTTAGGGGTGAGTAGTTGTTCTCAAAAAGAGGAACGACGTATCTTAGTTGTCCACTCTTATGAGGAGACTTATGCGGCTTATCCGGAATTTAACCGGATGATAGCGGAGCAATTTGAAAAAGAGAAAATTGATGCTGATATTCGTACCGTTTATTTAGACTGTGAATCCTACTGGGAAGAGCCGGAACTTGAGCGGATGCGCTTTCTGGTTGATTCCGTATCGAAAGACTGGCGGCCGGAAGTGATTCTGGTGAATGAAGACCAGGCTACTTATTCATTGATGAAATGCGGAATTCAGTTGGCGAAAGAAGTGCCTGTGGTTTTTGGTGGTGTCAATTATCCGAATTGGGGATTACTGAAACATCATCCCAACGTGACAGGCTTCCATGACAAGATAGCCTTTAATGAGAATATCAGTGTGGCAAAAGAGCTTTTCGGTGAGCACGTTCGTTTGTTTACCATGCTCGATACTACCTATATCGACAGACAAATCAGAAGAGATGCAAAGGAACAGTTTAAAGGACATAAAGTGACCGGATTCATAGATAATCCCGAACTTTCTCCTGAAGAACAGATACGTTTGGCACAGGAAGAAGGTTATACCCGTTTCATGGCTATTCCTTTGCGTAATGCCAGAAATCATTCGGATGCTACTTTTATGTGGGTTTTAAACAGGAGTTACCGCGATCAATGTTATATCCAGTTGAAACGTGATTACACCACTATTAATATTGGGAGTATCTGTGGTAGTCCTAGTCTGACAGCTATTAATGAAGCCTTTGGGTTTGGTGAGAAGTTGTTGGGTGGATACATCACTTCGCTGCCTATTCAGGTAGAAGAAGAGGTGAAAACTGCCGTTCGCATATTGCATGGCGCAAGTCCCTCGGATATACCCATTGTTGAAAGCCGGAAAGAGTATGTCGTAGACTGGAATACAATGACGCAAATTGGTTTGAGTAAGGAAAGTATTCCTGCTAACTATCGTATTATCAATATTCCGTTCAGAGATGAATATCCGTTTTTGTGGGGAGCCTTAGTCGCTTCATTTGTTCTTTTCCTGATTTTACTTTTTGCTTCTCTTTGGTGGCTATATCTTCGGGAACAGATGAGGAAAAAACAGGCTCTTATAGCATTGGCTGATGAAAAAGAAACATTGTCATTAGCCATTGAGGGTGGAATGACGTATGCTTGGAGATTGGATAAGGGTTGTTTTGTTTTTGAGGATGCATTCTGGGCGTCGCAAGGGCTAAATCCTAGACAACTTTCGTTTAAGGAATTCATGAGCTTTATTCATCCCGATCATTGGGAGGGAGTGAAGTTCAACTGGCGAAATCTGAAAAGTGCTCATAAAAAAATTGTGCAGGAGCTTTGTAACTTCGACGGTAAAGGCTATCAGTGGTGGGAGTTTCGTTATACTACTAAACAGCTTTCGGGTGGTGAATATAAAACAGCAGGTTTGCTGCTCAACATACAAGATATAAAAGATCGTGAGGAGGAACTGGAAGCTGCACGCTTACTCGCTGAAAAGGCGGAATTGAAACAATCATTCTTGGCAAATATGAGCCATGAGATACGTACTCCACTTAATTCGATTGTTGGCTTTGCCAATATTCTGGCATTGGAAGATGGATTGAGTTCCGTAGAACGCGAAGAATACATCGGCACTATTAATAAGAACAGCGAGTTGCTGCTCAAATTGATTAACGATATTCTGGAGCTTTCTCGTATCGAATCAGGCTATATGTCTTTCTCGTTTAAGAAATGTAGGGTGAGAGAGCTGATTGATGACATTTATATGACTCACCAGGTCTTGATTGCTCCACGTCTGGAATTCCTGAAAGAAGTGGATAATATACCTTTGGAAATTAATGTGGATAGAGAGCGTTTGATACAAGTTCTAACAAACTTCTTGAATAACGCCAGTAAATTTACGGAAATCGGATATATCAAATTAGGGTATATTTATCTGCCGGATGAGGGGCATGTGCGGATTTATGTAGAAGATACTGGGAGAGGTATTCCACGCGAAGAACAACGGATGATTTTCAGCCGTTTCTACAAACAGAACGAATTCTCACAGGGAGCAGGATTGGGGCTTTCTATTTGTCAGGTAATTATAGAAAAACTGGGTGGAAGGATTGATCTCAAATCCGAAGTAGGCAAGGGAAGTCGCTTTACGGTCATCCTTCCTTGCCGGGTAGTGTCTTGA
- a CDS encoding ferritin — protein sequence MISEKLQNAINEQITAEMWSANLYLAMSFYFEKEGFSGFAHWMKKQSQEEMGHAYAMADYIIKRGGTAKVDKIDVVPNGWGTPLEVFEHVYKHECHVSQLVDKLVDVAAAEKDKATQDFLWGFVREQVEEEATAQGIVDKIKKAGDTGIFFVDSQLGQR from the coding sequence ATGATTTCAGAAAAATTACAGAATGCAATTAACGAACAGATTACTGCTGAAATGTGGTCTGCTAACCTGTATCTAGCAATGTCTTTCTATTTTGAGAAAGAAGGTTTCAGCGGTTTTGCTCATTGGATGAAAAAGCAATCCCAGGAAGAAATGGGACACGCTTATGCAATGGCAGATTATATCATCAAACGTGGAGGAACTGCTAAAGTAGATAAAATAGATGTTGTTCCTAACGGATGGGGTACTCCTCTGGAGGTATTCGAACACGTATACAAACATGAATGTCATGTTTCTCAATTGGTAGACAAGCTGGTAGACGTAGCTGCTGCTGAAAAGGATAAAGCAACACAGGATTTCTTGTGGGGATTTGTTCGCGAACAAGTAGAAGAAGAAGCTACAGCACAAGGCATTGTTGACAAGATCAAGAAAGCTGGTGATACCGGAATTTTCTTTGTAGACTCACAATTGGGACAGCGTTAA
- the lysA gene encoding diaminopimelate decarboxylase, whose translation MKGIFPIDKFRTLQTPFYYYDTKVLRDTLSAINHEVAKYPNYSVHYAVKANANPKVLTIIRESGMGADCVSGGEIRAAIRAGFPANKVVFAGVGKADWEINLGLEYGIFCFNVESIPELEVINELAAAQNKVANVAFRINPDVGAHTHANITTGLAENKFGISMQDMDKVIDVAQEMKNVKFIGLHFHIGSQILDMSDFVALCNRVNELQDKLEARRILVEHINVGGGLGIDYGHPNRQAIPNFKDYFATYAGQLKLRPYQTLHFELGRAVVGQCGSLISKVLYVKQGTRKKFAILDAGMTDLIRPALYQAFHKMENITSEEPLEAYDVVGPICESSDVFGKAIDLNKVKRGDLIALRSAGAYGEIMASGYNCRELPKGYTSDELV comes from the coding sequence ATGAAGGGAATATTTCCAATCGATAAATTCCGCACTTTGCAGACGCCTTTCTATTATTACGATACCAAAGTGCTGCGCGATACATTGTCGGCTATTAACCATGAGGTTGCCAAATATCCTAATTATTCAGTGCATTACGCTGTCAAAGCAAATGCCAACCCGAAAGTACTTACCATCATCCGTGAGAGCGGAATGGGAGCCGACTGTGTGAGCGGTGGAGAAATTCGTGCCGCTATCCGTGCAGGATTTCCGGCCAATAAAGTTGTTTTTGCAGGAGTAGGTAAAGCAGACTGGGAAATCAATCTCGGGCTGGAGTACGGCATCTTCTGTTTCAATGTAGAGTCTATTCCCGAACTGGAAGTAATCAATGAATTGGCCGCTGCTCAAAATAAGGTGGCTAATGTTGCTTTTCGTATCAATCCGGATGTAGGCGCACATACTCACGCAAATATCACTACAGGTTTGGCGGAAAACAAATTCGGTATCAGCATGCAGGATATGGACAAGGTGATAGATGTGGCGCAGGAGATGAAAAACGTAAAGTTTATCGGGCTTCACTTCCACATCGGTTCACAGATTCTGGATATGAGCGATTTTGTAGCTCTCTGTAATCGTGTCAATGAATTACAGGATAAATTGGAAGCTCGCAGAATTCTGGTAGAACATATTAATGTAGGAGGTGGTTTGGGAATTGACTACGGACATCCCAACCGTCAGGCTATTCCGAACTTCAAGGATTACTTTGCTACCTATGCCGGACAATTGAAATTGCGTCCTTATCAGACCTTGCATTTTGAATTGGGACGTGCAGTTGTAGGACAGTGCGGTTCCTTAATCTCTAAGGTTTTGTATGTAAAACAAGGCACACGGAAGAAATTTGCCATCCTGGATGCAGGTATGACCGATCTTATCCGTCCGGCTCTGTATCAGGCATTCCATAAAATGGAAAATATTACTTCCGAAGAACCATTGGAGGCATACGATGTAGTAGGACCGATCTGTGAATCGTCGGATGTTTTCGGAAAAGCAATTGACCTGAACAAAGTGAAGCGTGGTGACTTGATAGCCCTTCGCTCTGCTGGTGCTTATGGTGAAATAATGGCTTCCGGATACAACTGTCGTGAACTGCCGAAAGGATATACTTCCGACGAACTGGTGTAA
- a CDS encoding aspartate kinase: MKVLKFGGTSVGSAQRMKEVAKLITDGEQKIVVLSAMSGTTNTLVEISDYLYKKNPEGANEIINKLEAKYKQHIDELFATQEYKQKGLEVVKSHFDYIRSYTKDLFTLFEEKVVLAQGELISTAMVNFYLQECGVKSVLLPALEFMRTDKNAEPDPVYIKDKLRAQLDLYPDTEIYITQGFICRNAYGEIDNLQRGGSDYTASLIGAAVNASEIQIWTDIDGMHNNDPRIVDKTAPVRQLHFEEAAELAYFGAKILHPTCIQPAKYANIPVRLLNTMDPEAPGTLISNDTEKGKIKAVAAKDNITAIKIKSSRMLLAHGFLRKVFEIFESYQTSIDMICTSEVGVSVTIDNTKHLNEILDDLKKYGTVTVDKEMCIICVVGDLEWENVGFEAKALDAMRDIPVRMISFGGSNYNISFLIRECDKKVALQSLSDMLFNSK, from the coding sequence ATGAAAGTTTTAAAGTTTGGAGGAACTTCCGTAGGTTCTGCTCAGCGCATGAAGGAAGTAGCCAAATTGATTACCGATGGTGAACAGAAGATTGTTGTTCTTTCTGCTATGTCAGGAACAACAAACACATTGGTGGAAATTTCGGACTATCTGTATAAGAAGAATCCGGAGGGTGCCAACGAGATTATTAATAAGCTGGAAGCAAAATATAAACAGCATATTGATGAGCTTTTTGCAACCCAGGAATATAAACAGAAAGGTCTTGAAGTTGTCAAATCCCACTTCGACTACATCCGCTCCTATACTAAAGACCTTTTCACTTTGTTCGAAGAGAAAGTGGTTTTGGCACAGGGAGAGCTTATCTCTACGGCGATGGTAAACTTTTACCTGCAGGAATGCGGTGTGAAGTCCGTGTTGCTTCCGGCTTTGGAATTCATGCGTACTGATAAGAACGCAGAACCGGACCCCGTATATATTAAGGATAAATTGCGTGCTCAATTGGATCTTTATCCGGATACGGAAATCTACATTACGCAAGGTTTCATCTGCCGCAATGCTTACGGTGAGATAGACAACCTGCAACGTGGTGGTAGCGACTACACCGCTTCTCTGATCGGAGCAGCAGTGAACGCTTCCGAAATCCAGATCTGGACAGATATCGACGGTATGCACAATAACGACCCGCGTATTGTTGACAAGACCGCTCCGGTACGCCAGCTGCACTTCGAAGAAGCAGCCGAGTTGGCTTACTTCGGTGCAAAGATTCTGCACCCTACTTGTATCCAGCCGGCTAAATATGCCAATATCCCTGTCCGCCTGTTGAACACAATGGATCCGGAGGCTCCGGGCACACTGATTTCTAACGACACGGAAAAAGGCAAGATCAAGGCAGTAGCTGCAAAAGATAACATCACTGCTATTAAGATTAAATCCAGCCGCATGTTATTGGCTCATGGCTTCTTGCGTAAGGTGTTCGAAATCTTCGAAAGCTATCAGACATCTATCGATATGATCTGTACGTCAGAAGTCGGTGTATCTGTTACGATAGATAACACGAAACATCTTAATGAGATTCTGGATGACCTGAAGAAATACGGAACAGTAACCGTTGATAAAGAAATGTGTATCATCTGCGTTGTAGGTGACCTTGAATGGGAAAATGTCGGTTTTGAAGCGAAAGCACTTGATGCGATGCGCGATATACCGGTGCGAATGATCTCGTTTGGAGGAAGTAACTATAACATCTCCTTCCTCATTCGGGAGTGTGATAAGAAAGTAGCTTTACAATCGTTGAGCGATATGCTTTTCAACAGCAAATAA
- a CDS encoding cell division ATP-binding protein FtsE yields the protein MDDGALIQYKNVEIHQQELCVLSDVNLELHKGEFVYLIGKVGSGKTSLLKTLYGELDVIDGEAEVLGYNMRSIKRKHIPQLRRKLGIVFQDFQLLTDRTVYNNLEFVLRATGWKNKQEIQERIEEVLQLVGMSNKGYKLPNELSGGEQQRIVIARAVLNSPAIILADEPTGNLDVETGKAIVELLHNICESGSSVVMTTHNLQLLKDYPGRVYRCADHQIVDVTDEYMPRQRTIEIDLNIDN from the coding sequence ATGGATGACGGGGCGTTGATACAATATAAGAACGTAGAAATCCATCAACAGGAACTCTGTGTGCTAAGTGATGTAAATCTGGAATTGCACAAAGGAGAGTTTGTCTATTTGATCGGAAAAGTAGGCTCGGGGAAAACGAGTCTGCTCAAGACTCTTTATGGCGAACTGGATGTAATTGACGGTGAAGCGGAAGTGCTGGGCTATAATATGCGATCTATCAAACGTAAGCATATCCCGCAATTGCGCCGCAAGTTAGGCATTGTATTCCAGGATTTTCAGCTGCTCACAGACCGTACTGTATATAATAACCTGGAATTTGTGCTTCGTGCCACAGGCTGGAAAAACAAACAGGAGATACAGGAGCGTATTGAAGAAGTGCTTCAACTGGTGGGAATGTCCAACAAAGGTTATAAACTTCCGAACGAACTTTCCGGTGGCGAACAGCAGCGCATTGTGATTGCACGTGCCGTACTCAATTCTCCGGCTATCATCCTGGCGGATGAACCAACCGGAAATCTGGATGTGGAAACAGGTAAAGCCATCGTTGAATTGTTGCACAATATCTGCGAATCCGGCTCATCGGTAGTGATGACGACGCACAATTTGCAACTGTTGAAAGATTATCCGGGCAGGGTATATCGTTGTGCCGACCATCAGATTGTAGATGTGACTGATGAATATATGCCCAGACAGAGAACAATAGAAATAGATTTAAATATAGATAACTAA
- the hisIE gene encoding bifunctional phosphoribosyl-AMP cyclohydrolase/phosphoribosyl-ATP diphosphatase HisIE produces the protein MELDFDKMNGLVPAIIQDNETRKVLMLGFMNKEAYDKTVETGKVTFFSRTKNRLWTKGEESGNFLHVVSIKADCDNDTLLIQVEPVGPVCHTGTDTCWGEKNEEPVMFLKALQDFIDKRHEEMPEGSYTTSLFESGINKIAQKVGEEAVETVIEATNGTDERLIYEGADLIYHMIVLLASKGYRIEDLARELQERHSSTWKKH, from the coding sequence ATGGAATTGGATTTCGATAAAATGAACGGACTCGTTCCGGCTATCATACAGGACAACGAGACACGTAAGGTCTTGATGCTGGGTTTCATGAATAAAGAAGCTTATGATAAAACGGTGGAAACCGGAAAAGTTACATTCTTTAGCCGTACGAAGAATCGTTTATGGACAAAAGGCGAAGAAAGCGGTAACTTCCTTCATGTTGTATCTATAAAGGCTGATTGTGACAATGATACATTATTGATTCAAGTAGAACCGGTAGGTCCTGTGTGTCATACAGGCACAGATACTTGTTGGGGGGAGAAAAACGAAGAACCGGTCATGTTCCTGAAAGCATTGCAGGACTTTATAGACAAACGTCACGAAGAAATGCCCGAAGGTTCTTATACAACCAGCCTGTTTGAGTCGGGAATCAATAAGATAGCTCAAAAAGTAGGTGAGGAAGCTGTGGAAACAGTGATCGAAGCAACGAACGGTACTGACGAACGTTTGATCTACGAAGGAGCCGACCTCATTTATCACATGATTGTATTGCTTGCTTCAAAAGGCTATCGCATTGAAGATCTTGCACGTGAACTGCAGGAAAGACATAGCAGTACCTGGAAGAAGCATTAA
- the hisF gene encoding imidazole glycerol phosphate synthase subunit HisF, with product MLAKRIVPCLDIKDGQTVKGTNFVNLRQAGDPVELGRAYSEQGADELVFLDITASHEGRKTFTELVKRIAANINIPFTVGGGINELSDVDRLLNAGADKISINSSAIRNPRLVDEIAKNFGSQVCVLAVDAKQTENGWKCYLNGGRIETDKDLFEWTKEAQERGAGEILFTSMNHDGVKAGYANEALAALADQLSIPIIASGGAGCKEHFRDVFLQGKADAALAASVFHFGEIKIPELKSYLCGEGITIRG from the coding sequence GTGTTAGCAAAAAGAATAGTACCTTGTCTGGATATAAAAGACGGACAAACCGTGAAAGGAACGAATTTTGTCAACTTGCGTCAAGCCGGTGATCCGGTGGAACTAGGTCGTGCTTACAGTGAACAGGGGGCGGATGAACTTGTTTTCCTGGACATTACTGCAAGCCATGAAGGACGTAAGACTTTTACGGAATTGGTAAAACGGATTGCTGCTAATATCAATATCCCATTTACCGTAGGTGGTGGAATCAATGAATTAAGTGATGTAGACCGTCTGCTGAATGCAGGGGCAGATAAGATTTCTATCAATTCTTCCGCTATCCGCAATCCCCGGTTGGTTGACGAGATAGCAAAGAATTTCGGCTCACAAGTTTGTGTGTTGGCTGTAGATGCCAAACAGACCGAAAACGGTTGGAAATGTTACCTGAACGGAGGACGCATCGAAACGGATAAAGATCTGTTCGAGTGGACTAAAGAAGCACAGGAACGCGGAGCAGGAGAAATACTCTTCACAAGCATGAATCACGATGGTGTAAAAGCCGGTTATGCAAATGAAGCACTTGCCGCTTTAGCGGATCAACTCTCCATTCCCATCATAGCTTCAGGAGGTGCGGGCTGTAAGGAGCACTTCCGTGATGTCTTTTTACAGGGAAAGGCAGATGCTGCATTGGCTGCCAGTGTTTTTCACTTCGGAGAAATTAAAATTCCCGAATTAAAATCGTATCTTTGCGGCGAAGGAATTACCATCAGGGGGTGA
- the hisA gene encoding 1-(5-phosphoribosyl)-5-[(5-phosphoribosylamino)methylideneamino]imidazole-4-carboxamide isomerase — protein MIEIIPAIDIIDGKCVRLSQGDYDSKKVYNENPVEVAKEFEANGVRRLHVVDLDGAASHHVVNYRVLEQIAVRTSLVIDFGGGVKSDEDLKIAFESGAQMVTGGSIAVKDPELFCHWLEIYGSEKIILGADVKEHKIAVNGWKDESACELFPFLENYIDKGIRKVICTDISCDGMLSGPSIDLYKEMLAKFPDLYLMASGGVSKVDDIVALDEAGVPGVIFGKALYEGHITLQDLRIFL, from the coding sequence ATGATAGAAATTATTCCAGCCATTGATATTATTGATGGAAAGTGCGTACGCCTTTCCCAGGGAGATTACGATAGTAAAAAGGTGTATAATGAGAACCCGGTGGAAGTTGCAAAGGAGTTTGAAGCGAACGGTGTTCGCAGGCTCCATGTGGTAGACTTGGACGGTGCTGCTTCTCATCATGTCGTTAACTATCGGGTGTTGGAACAGATTGCTGTACGCACTTCTCTTGTCATAGATTTTGGTGGAGGAGTAAAGAGTGATGAAGATTTGAAAATTGCTTTTGAGAGCGGTGCGCAGATGGTAACCGGAGGAAGCATTGCAGTGAAAGATCCAGAATTATTCTGTCATTGGCTGGAAATATACGGCAGTGAGAAGATTATTTTGGGGGCAGATGTAAAAGAACATAAGATAGCCGTCAATGGTTGGAAAGATGAAAGTGCCTGTGAACTTTTTCCATTTCTCGAAAATTATATAGATAAAGGTATACGAAAAGTAATCTGTACGGATATTAGCTGTGACGGAATGTTGAGTGGCCCTTCTATCGATTTGTATAAAGAGATGCTGGCAAAATTCCCTGACCTTTATCTGATGGCTAGTGGCGGGGTGAGCAAGGTGGATGATATTGTTGCTTTGGATGAGGCTGGTGTTCCCGGAGTTATTTTCGGTAAGGCATTATACGAAGGACATATCACCTTACAAGATTTGAGAATCTTTCTGTAA
- the hisH gene encoding imidazole glycerol phosphate synthase subunit HisH, with the protein MKVAVVKYNAGNIRSVDYALKRLGVEAVITADKEELQSADKVIFPGVGEAETTMNHLKATGLDELIKNLRQPVFGICLGMQLMCRHSEEGEVDCLNIFDVDVKRFVPQKHEDKVPHMGWNTIGKTNSKLFEGFTEEEFVYFVHSFYVPTCDFTAATTDYIHPFSAALHKDNFYATQFHPEKSGKTGEKILTNFLNL; encoded by the coding sequence ATGAAAGTAGCAGTTGTAAAATACAATGCCGGCAATATTCGTTCTGTGGATTATGCTTTAAAGCGGTTGGGGGTAGAAGCGGTGATTACTGCTGATAAAGAAGAACTCCAATCGGCCGATAAAGTTATTTTTCCCGGAGTGGGAGAGGCGGAAACTACCATGAACCACTTGAAGGCAACGGGACTGGACGAACTGATTAAGAATCTCCGTCAGCCTGTATTTGGAATTTGTCTCGGCATGCAGTTGATGTGCCGGCATTCCGAAGAAGGAGAAGTCGATTGTTTGAATATCTTTGATGTGGATGTGAAACGTTTTGTCCCGCAGAAACATGAGGATAAAGTGCCGCACATGGGATGGAACACCATTGGAAAAACGAATAGTAAATTGTTTGAAGGGTTCACCGAAGAAGAGTTTGTCTATTTTGTGCATAGCTTCTATGTGCCGACCTGCGACTTTACTGCTGCTACAACTGACTATATTCACCCGTTCAGTGCTGCGCTCCATAAAGATAACTTTTATGCTACCCAGTTCCATCCGGAAAAAAGTGGTAAGACAGGAGAGAAGATTCTGACAAACTTTTTAAACCTCTAA
- the purU gene encoding formyltetrahydrofolate deformylase gives MMTTAKLLLHCPDKPGILAEVTDFITVNKGNIIYLDQYVDHVENIFFMRIEWELKDFLVPQEKIEDYFRTLYGQKYEMDFRLYFSDVKPRMAIFVSKLSHCLFDMLARYTAGEWNVEIPLIISNHPDLQHVAERFGIPFYLFPITKETKEEQERKEMELLAKHKITFIVLARYMQVISEQMINAYPNKIINIHHSFLPAFVGAKPYHAAFQRGVKIIGATSHYVTTELDAGPIIEQDVVRITHKDAIEDLVNKGKDLEKIVLSRAVQKHIERKVLAYKNKTVIFS, from the coding sequence ATGATGACAACAGCCAAACTGTTATTGCACTGTCCCGACAAACCGGGAATCCTAGCGGAAGTGACAGACTTTATTACGGTAAACAAAGGAAATATTATCTATCTGGATCAGTATGTAGATCATGTAGAGAACATCTTCTTCATGCGTATTGAATGGGAACTGAAAGATTTTCTGGTTCCACAGGAAAAAATTGAAGATTATTTCAGAACACTCTACGGGCAAAAATATGAAATGGATTTTCGTCTTTATTTCTCTGATGTAAAACCACGTATGGCCATTTTCGTATCCAAGCTGTCACACTGTCTTTTCGATATGTTAGCCCGGTATACGGCAGGAGAGTGGAATGTAGAGATACCTCTTATTATAAGTAATCATCCGGATTTGCAGCACGTAGCAGAACGTTTCGGAATTCCTTTCTATCTGTTCCCTATCACCAAGGAGACGAAAGAAGAACAGGAGCGCAAAGAGATGGAATTGCTTGCCAAACATAAGATTACATTTATTGTATTGGCACGCTATATGCAGGTGATCTCCGAACAGATGATTAATGCTTATCCGAATAAGATTATCAATATTCATCATTCTTTCCTTCCTGCGTTTGTAGGGGCGAAGCCTTATCACGCAGCTTTCCAGAGAGGGGTGAAAATTATTGGTGCAACTAGTCATTATGTAACGACAGAGCTGGATGCCGGACCGATTATTGAACAGGATGTAGTGCGCATTACTCATAAAGATGCTATTGAAGACCTCGTAAATAAAGGAAAGGATTTGGAAAAAATCGTTCTTTCGCGTGCAGTGCAGAAGCACATCGAGCGCAAAGTTTTGGCTTATAAAAATAAAACAGTAATATTTAGCTGA